The following DNA comes from Methylophilus sp. 5.
TCGAGTTTCCGCGCACTAATGTGCAGCAAATGCGCACCTTGATTCGTAATGCGCAAAAAGAGCATGCAGCCGGTAAACCGCCAAAAAGTAGTCGCGAATTATTTAAAATGATCCGCGATATTATGGAAGGTAACGGCGTAGCTGAGGAGCCTGCGGTGGAGATTGATCTGCCAGAAGGTGATGACGCTGCAGATTGAGCGAATAAGTGAAATTAAAAATAAAACTTAATGAATGGGCAGGCGTGAAACATGCACGCGACCATGGCACATTCACCATAAAAGGGAGGCAACATGCATAGCCACATTGATTTGGAACTTGATTTAACCGGCTTGGAGAGCCCGCTGCCGATGTTGCGAACCAAGGATGCATTGGACAGCCTGTTGCCTGGGCAGGTGGTGTTGGTAAAAACCACCGCCGCAGGCAGCGAGCAAAATATTCGCAACCTGATCAATAATCATCCGGTTAAATTATTATCTTTAAATAAGGATAATGGCGTGTTGCACTTTTTAATCGAAAAAGCAGCCGTGCTGGCAAATTAGCAAGCGCTTAATGGCTTATGTCTGAGGCAGGCTGTTTACACAGCCTGTTTTTTTTATGGCTATGATTTTTTTGGCGGCAGTAAAAACTTGCCAGGCTGGCGATACAACGCAGTGAACAGCTCCAGCCAAAATGCTTTCCAGTGACGATAGCGTACTTTTCTCGATTTCATGGCCACATAAATGGCTAAGCCGAAGCTGGTGACCAGGTTGGTGGTGCCGACCAGCGCAATGCCAAGCACGCTGGTGGCAATGATGTAATGGCTCACCTGAAAATCTAGCGCTGGCAACGCATAGCCCGAAAACGCGGCAACAAAAGTCACGTGGCGAATATCCAGCGGTAAGCCCAGCATGACACCTAGCCCCGAAGCAAAGCCTAACAGGCAGCCAAAGTAAAAGTTACCGGCCAGCGCCCCCAGGTTGTGGCGGATATATTCGGTGATGCGCCATAAACGCGCTTTACCCAATAGCCTTTGTAACCATGGCAAATGCCCGAGTCGCTCTGGAATACGGTTATATGCGGCTAAATTGTCATGATAGCCAGCGATCAGCCCCGACAGAAACAGGCAAACCCCCGCCACCGCTGCATACAACACCGTCAAGCTAATCAGCGGGTTATTGCTATCGAGCAAGCTATGCGCTTTTTCTGCGCTAATAAAATGATGGCCGGTGGCTTGCATCATCAGCCAGTCAA
Coding sequences within:
- a CDS encoding sulfurtransferase TusA family protein, whose protein sequence is MHSHIDLELDLTGLESPLPMLRTKDALDSLLPGQVVLVKTTAAGSEQNIRNLINNHPVKLLSLNKDNGVLHFLIEKAAVLAN